Proteins encoded within one genomic window of Balaenoptera ricei isolate mBalRic1 chromosome 10, mBalRic1.hap2, whole genome shotgun sequence:
- the KIAA0930 gene encoding uncharacterized protein KIAA0930 homolog, with the protein MLRAIAEERGRLSLRREVCGLGCFKDDRIVFWTWMFSTYFMEKWAPRQDDMLFYVRRKLAYVGSEGAVDGRKLAEAEPEVEVEVYRRDSKKLPGLGDPDIDWEESVCLNLILQKLDYMVTCAVCTRADGGDIHIHKKKSQQVFASPSKHPMDSKGEESKISYPNIFFMIDSFEEVFSDMTVGEGEMVCVELVASDKTNTFQGVIFQGSIRYEALKKVYDNRVSVAARMAQKMSFGFYKYNNMEFVRMKGPQGKGHAEMAVSRVSTGDTSPCGTEEDSSPASPMHERVTSFSTPPTPERNHRPAFFSPSLRRKVPRSRMAEMKKSHSANDSEELFREDDGGADLHNATNLRSRSLSGTGRSLVGSWLKLNRTDGNFLLYAHLTYVTLPLHRILTDILEVRQKPILMT; encoded by the exons GGTGCTTCAAGGATGACCGCATCGTCTTCTGGACTTGGATGTTCTCTACCTACTTCATGGAGAAGTGGGCTCCGCGGCAGGACGACATGCTCTTCTACGTGCGCCGGAAGTTGGCGTACGTGGGCAGCGAGGGCGCCGTCGACGGGCGGAAG CTGGCTGAGGCCGAGCccgaggtggaggtggaggtttACCGGCGGGACTCCAAGAAGCTGCCGGGCCTCGGAGACCCTGACATCGACTGGGAGGAGAGCGTCTGCCTGAACCTCATCCTGCAGAAG CTGGACTACATGGTGACGTGCGCTGTGTGCACACGAGCTGATGGGGGCGACATCCACATCCATAAGAAGAAATCCCAG CAAGTGTTCGCATCCCCCAGTAAACATCCCATGGACAGCAAAGGGGAAGAATCCAAGATCAGCTACCCCAACATCTTCTTCATGATCGACAGCTTTGAGGAG GTGTTCAGCGACATGACCGTGGGCGAAGGAGAGATGGTCTGTGTGGAGCTGGTGGCCAGTGACAAAACCAACACGTTCCAAGGGGTCATCTTTCAGGGCTCCATCCGCTACGAGGCGCTCAAGAAGGTGTACGACAACCGC GTGAGTGTGGCGGCCCGCATGGCGCAGAAGATGTCCTTTGGCTTCTACAAGTACAACAACATGGAGTTTGTGCGCATGAAGGGGCCACAGGGCAAGGGCCACGCTGAGATGGCGGTCAGCCGTGTGTCCACCGGTGACACGTCCCCCTGCGGGACCGAAGAGGACTCCAGCCCGGCTTCGCCCATGCACGAGCGG GTGACCTCCTTCAGCACTCCCCCAACGCCCGAGCGCAACCACCGGCCCGCCTTCTTCTCCCCGTCCCTCAGGAGGAAGGTGCCCCGGAGCCGCATGGCGGAGATGAAGAAGTCTCACTCGGCCAACGACAGCGAGGAGCTCTTCCGGGAGGATGACGGGGGAG CCGACCTGCACAACGCCACCAACCTGCGGTCTCGGTCCCTGTCCGGCACGGGGCGCTCCCTGGTCGGGTCCTGGCTGAAGCTGAACAGAACAGACGGGAATTTCCTTCTTTATGCACATTTAACCTATGTCACTTTGCCGCTGCACCGGATTTTAACAG ACATCCTGGAAGTACGGCAGAAGCCCATCCTGATGACCTAG